One Babylonia areolata isolate BAREFJ2019XMU chromosome 20, ASM4173473v1, whole genome shotgun sequence DNA segment encodes these proteins:
- the LOC143295089 gene encoding 2-iminobutanoate/2-iminopropanoate deaminase-like — MASNIVRRIIGSPPAPTPGGPYSPAVVVGQTMYISGMIGVLPSNKQLVAGGVGPETEQTLKNIGEVLKAAGISFKNVVKTTVLLTDINDYPAMNEAYAKFFNESKPARAAYQVVCLPNKQAKVEIEAVAVVGEIVEG; from the exons ATGGCCTCTAACATTGTGCGAAGAATCATCGGGTCTCCCCCTGCTCCCACACCTGGCGGACCTTACag CCCGGCAGTGGTGGTGGGCCAGACGATGTACATCTCCGGGATGATCGGCGTGCTTCCCTCCAACAAACAGCTGGTGGCCGGGGGGGTCGGTCCGGAGactgagcag aCGCTGAAGAACATAGGAGAAGTGCTGAAAGCTGCCGGGATTTCTTTCAAGAACG TTGTGAAGACCACAGTGCTATTGACGGACATCAATGACTACCCTGCCATGAATGAGGCATATGCAaagt TCTTCAACGAAAGCAAACCTGCTCGCGCTGCTTACCAAGTCGTGTGTTTGCCCAACAAG CAAGCCAAGGTGGAGATAGAGGCAGTGGCAGTCGTGGGCGAGATTGTGGAGGGCTAG